A single window of Dendropsophus ebraccatus isolate aDenEbr1 chromosome 5, aDenEbr1.pat, whole genome shotgun sequence DNA harbors:
- the HOXC13 gene encoding homeobox protein Hox-C13, which produces MTTSSLILHPHWADTFMYVYETSPNEKTLKKSSDMEGLSGNCPSTHCRDFISHPALGRHSSSIGSHQGPVYTDITSAEAGTRQCPGPTSSSNASLGYAYPFGSSYYGCRLSQSHNVNLHQKPCSYHPSDKYPEPSNPLPSEDFSSRAKEFAFYPSFASSYQTVPGYLDMSVVPGISSHPEPRHDTLISMEGYQHWALPNGWDGQVYCSKDQSQSSHLWKAPFPDVVPLQPEVSSYRRGRKKRVPYTKIQLKELEKEYAASKFITKEKRRRISTATSLSERQVTIWFQNRRVKEKKVITKCKTSHLHNT; this is translated from the exons ATGACGACTTCTTCCCTGATCCTGCATCCACACTGGGCGGATACCTTCATGTACGTGTATGAAACAAGCCCGAATGAAAAGACTCTCAAGAAAAGCTCAGACATGGAGGGACTGAGTGGGAACTGTCCAAGCACTCACTGCAGGGATTTTATTTCTCATCCAGCATTGGGGCGCCATTCCAGCAGCATAGGAAGCCACCAAGGACCTGTGTACACGGATATAACCTCTGCAGAGGCTGGCACCAGGCAGTGCCCAGGACCCACATCTTCTTCCAATGCCTCCCTGGGCTATGCCTACCCGTTTGGGAGCAGCTACTACGGCTGCAGGTTGTCCCAGTCTCACAACGTCAATTTGCACCAGAAACCCTGCTCGTACCACCCGTCCGACAAGTACCCCGAGCCCAGCAACCCCTTACCCAGCGAGGACTTCTCTTCCAGGGCCAAAGAATTTGCATTTTACCCCAGTTTCGCCAGTTCTTATCAGACAGTCCCTGGCTACTTGGACATGTCAGTAGTCCCGGGGATCAGCAGCCATCCGGAGCCCAGGCATGATACCCTCATCTCTATGGAGGGCTACCAACACTGGGCTCTACCCAACGGCTGGGATGGGCAAGTGTACTGCTCCAAGGACCAGTCCCAGTCCAGTCATCTATGGAAAGCACCTTTCCCAG ATGTGGTGCCTCTCCAGCCAGAAGTAAGCAGCTACCGCAGGGGCAGGAAAAAGAGGGTCCCCTACACCAAAATCCAGCTGAAGGAGCTAGAGAAGGAGTATGCAGCCAGCAAATTCATTACCAAAGAGAAGAGACGGAGGATTTCCACTGCCACCAGCCTGTCTGAGCGCCAGGTTACCATATGGTTCCAAAACCGGAGAGtcaaggaaaaaaaagtcatcacCAAATGCAAAACCTCTCACCTCCATAATACCTGA